In Patescibacteria group bacterium, the DNA window ATCGCACGCCCCGCGTGCGTGGTGGCTTGAAACTGAATCGTACGCTCGTATCGTTCCGCCACTGCCTCGCTTCTCTCGGCAACACCAAAGAAAAATGTCCTTTCCACTTTCAAAAGAAATTTCACCCCCGCCAAATCAGAAATGCAAGGAGTGTTTTTTCTTTCGGGGTTGCCGAGGCTCTGCGAGGCAGTGGCGGAACGATTCATTCATCATTAGGGTTTTGCTCGAAATACATTCGAACTTTGTCCAGAACATACCGCCAAAAAACGAAATCGGGTTCGGAAGCAAAAATATGGTCGGCACGAAGTGCCGTCTGTTCTGAATCCCCCCCAAAAAGTCCTAATTCTAAAAGGGTTCGCCACGCAGAGCGTGGCTCCTCGTTAGCCAATTCCACCATATGAATAACCAAACTAGAAAATTTTTTATATACACCAGAAAATCTACCGATACGGAAGATCGGCAAGTTAGAAGCATTTCAGACCAACTGGCCGAGTTAAAAGAATTAGCAGTTAAAGAACAAATTGAGGTTGTAGATATTTTTGTAGAGAAACAAACTGCTAAAGCTCCAGGTCGGCCAGTATTTAATGAAATGCTTCTCCGTATCGAAGCAAATGAGGCAAATGGAATTTTAGCGTGGCACCCCGACAGATTGGCGAGAAATAGTGTTGATGGTGGAAAAATAATATATTTGCTCGATACGGGAAAGATTGCCGAGCTGAAATTTCCAACTTTCTGGTGTGATACCACTCCACAAGGTAAGTTCATGCTTTCCATTGCTTTCTCTCAATCCAAATACTATGTGGATAACTTATCGGAGAATATTAAGCGTGGACACAGAAACAAAGTGAAAGACGGTATATGGCCTCAAATGGCTCCGTTGGGCTATGTAAATGTAAAAGGTGCTGGAATAGTACCCGATGAAAATATCGCACCTTTAATCAAGAAAACATTTGAGGCCTATGCAACTGGAAATTTCACTTTGCGACAACTCCACGATAAGTTTAACGCCCTTGGATTGAGTAGAAAGAATGGAAAGGTGCTTTCCGTTTCCAACTATCAACAAATTTTGAGAAATCCGATATTCACTGGCTTAATGAGATATAACGGTGAAATTTACGAAGGAAAGCACAAACCGATTATCACAAAGAAACTTTTTGATTCCGTTCAAGAAGTGATGAGCCGAAAATCTAAACCAAAAGGTAAAGGTTTGAAAGAATATATTTATAGAGGATTTTTCCGATGTGGAGAATGTGGATGTTTTATTACAACCGAAACACAAAAAGGTCATAACTATCTCCGATGTACCAAACGGAAAAATCCTTGTTTGCAAAAATATGTCCGTGAGGAACTCATCACTTCTCAAATAAAGAAGGAAATCAAAAAAGTTTCTTTGCCACTCGATTGGGCAAATTGGATGATTGAAGAAAACAGAAAAGACCAATCATCCGAAACCCAATCGAGTGAGATTTTTTCTCAAAAAACAAAAGATGAAATTTCTCTTTTGGATTCAAAAGTTGAAAAGTTGATGAACTTATATTTAGAAAATGTTTTGTCTTTGGAAGAATATCGTGATTCTAAAAATAAGTTAGTGAATCAAAAACAACTTTTAAAAGAGAAATTATCGGCTTTTGAGAAAAAATCTCATAATCGGTTCGAACTTACCGAAAATTTTCTAAAAGCTAATATTCATATGGTGGAATTGGCTAACGAGAAAACAAATGAAGAAAATCTTCATTTGTTTAAAAAAGTCGGTTCGAACTTTGAAATCAAAGACCGAACCGTACTTTTTGAGCCACGCTCTGCGTGGCGAACCCTTTTGGATTCAGGATTTTTTGGGGGGAATTCAGAACAGACGGCACTTCGTGCCGACCATATTTTTGCTTCCGAACCCGATTTCGTTTTTTGGCGGAGAGAGAGGGATTCGAACCCTCGGTAGCTTTCGCTACACAGTCTTTCCAAGACTGCTAGTTAAACCACTCCTACATCTCTCCAAACATCCTCTATTATTTTTTGCATTATCAAAAAATCTTTTTTACAGTTGTATCTAATTTTGAAAGTACCCAAGGAATTAGCTTTGAATTTACCGGTTTTTAATTTTAGGCAAATGCTTTTATTAAATTGTGAAGGTGGAATAGAAGAAACTTTAGACCAAAATTTAATTAATTTTCTTTCATCCAGATCGGGATAAAAAAATAATTGTCCTCGTATGCGTTTTTTATCAATTTTTATTACATCATCAAGAAAAGTTCTAAAAATTTTTATAATTTTAGGGTCGGAATTAGTCAACTCAATAGAGTAGATTAACCTATCATATCTTTTATCAATTCTTGCCTTTGTACCTTCACAAACATAAAGTATAGCCCCTATTATCTTTAAACCCTTTTTATTCATCACTCGCTATTATAGCGTAAATATATTAAAGAAGCAACTTTCTTACGGATCCAAAAATCTCTTTCAAATAAGATTTTATTATAGACTAACTTCAGATATTTTTCTATTCCCCGTCTTTCATACCCCTCCTCTTCTGGACAAGTCGTTCCCATGCCTTCCCTGTTAGAATTTTATTCCTCACGGCAGCGAGAAACTCGAGCCTTGGATTCCCTTCTTTAAGATCTCCCACTTTATCAAAATCTTTAGTTAATTCTTCCTCACTTAGATTACCTTCTTTAAATTTCTTTACTGCTTCAAGCTCATTATCGGTAAATTTATCCGGCCTTGGCTTTGCCTCCTTAAAATGCGGGTCCGAAGGGTCCTCATCGATGACAGAAAAAGCGTCGTCTATTCGCGGATCTTCGCTTTGCTCTTCTTCAAAAGCCTTTTTATCAAAATCTTCAAAATGTCCTTCTATTGCCATATGCTTTAAAAATTTTCAATCTTCAATTTACAATTTTCAATAAATTTTCTAATTTACTAATTACCAAACCCTAAGATATCTCGCTATATTTCACTACATTATCCTTTCCCCTGTTGTGCTTGGCTTCATACATTGCCTTGTCAGCATAGGCGATAAGTTCCTCCACATTCTTTGGCTTCGCTTTATCTACCGATGCCACGCCGACGCTTACCGTCACCTCCAAGTCCTTGTGCTTCCCCACTCTAAGCTCCGCCTTAATCCCCTTTCTTATATCATCCGCTTTCTCGTAAGCCTCGTCTTCGGTGGCGCCAAGCATCGCTATCACAAACTCTTCCCCGCCCAAGCGACCAACAACGTCAATACTCCTCGTCTTCTTTTTTAAAAATCGAGCAATCTTCTTCAGTACATCATCGCCCGCATCATGCCCGTAGGTATCATTAATCTTCTTAAAATTATCAGCATCTATGAAGACCATAGAAAAATTGTCTATATGAAATCTTCTCTTGTGCTTCTTGGAGGCGAGCGCTTTCGCTTCATTGAAGATCGCATCCAAGTCTTCGTTTATCCCCTTGCGGTTTAAGACACCTGTCAGCTCGTCTTCCACCACGAGCTTCTTCAGCCTTTCTATCTCTTCCTTAAGTCTTTTTATTTCTTTATCTTTATCCATAAAATATTATAATTTCTCCCCAATAAGCGCCTTCACCCTCTCCTCTACCGGCGGGTGGGTCATAAAGAGACTACCAAGGAATGGCCTCTTCTCTTTAGGACCAAAAGGACTCGCGATGAAGAGGTGCGCCGTGGCATTGCTTACTCTTTTTACAGAGCCAGGATACTTAGAAATCTTTACAAGAGCTGAAGCAAGCCCCTCCGGATAACGAGTCAAAAGCGCGCCCGAGGCGTCAGCCAAGAACTCCCTCTTCCTTGAGATAGAAAGCTGGATCAAGGCCACCACTAAAGGCGCAAGTATTGCAAAGACTATGCCAACAATCATCATAATAGACTGATGACGACCCTCTCTGTCTCTACTCCTTCCACTACCACCAAAAAGAGAAAACCGCAAAAATATATCAGACAAAAGAGCGACAAAACCGACAAGCACCACAATCACTGTCGAGATCAAGATGTCCCTGTTGCCTATATGAGAGAGCTCGTGAGCTATTACCCCCTCAAGCTCAGAGCGGTCGAGCATCTCTAAGAGTCCGGAAGTGACCGCGACCACGGCATGATTTTTATCTCTTCCAGCGGCAAAAGCGTTTGGCGCAGGATCATTTATTATATAAATCTTTGGCACCGGAAGCCCCGCAGTAATACTTAAGTTCTCCACTACATTATATATCTCTCGGTGAGTCTCCCTCAGAGCCGGCGTAGCACCAGATATCTTAAGCACTATCTTATCAGAATACCAATAACTAAAGAAATTCATAAAGATACTGAAGATTACAGCGAAATATAAAATCTCCGGAATCTGATAGATCCAACTGAAAGCCCAGCCGATTCCTATAACCACAATTAAAAAGAGGCTGAAAAGAATCCACGTCTTCCTGATATTTTTATCTTGTTGGGTATAAAGAGTCGCCATAACCATAAGTTAAATCATTGTCCAATAAATATGGGGCAATAATTTTATTACTTTTGTTTTTGTCTTTAATCACTAGAAACTGACTTTAACCGGATCTTTGGCGGCTTCCTCTTCAAGCTCGAAAAATTCTTTCTTCTGAAATTTGAATAAAGACGCGATTATATTTGAAGGAAATGATTCTATCTTAATGTTCAAATCGCGGACATTGCCGTTGTAAAACCTGCGCGCCGACTGAATCTTGTTTTCCGTGTCAGAAAGCTCTCGCTGAAGCTCAAGAAAATTCGCATTCGCCTTAAGATCAGGATAATTCTCTGAAACAGCAAATAAAGTCTTAAGTGTGCCGGAAAGCATATTCTCCGCTTCTCCTTTCTCCTTAATACCTCCTGAATTCATTGCGCGAACTCGCGCTTCTGTCACCTCTTCCAAAACTCTTTTCTCGTGAGTGGCGTAACCCTTTACCGTCTCAATAAGATTCGGAATAAGGTCATACCTCCTCTTCATCTGCACCTCAATATCAGACCACGCTTCACGAGTACGATTAACAAGCTTGATAAAACCATTATATATCGCGACTATCCAAGCTAAGATAATTACGATAACTGCGACTACTATATATATAATTTTCATAATATTTATTATATTACAATCGAGCTCATTTTAGTACCCCATACCAGGCATACCGCCGCCCATACCGCCCATTCCGGCGCCTTCACTCTCGCTTTTCTTAGGCAAGTCGGCAATTGCAACCTCAGTGGTCAAAAGGATACCGGCCGCGGAAGCCGCGTTTTGCAAAGCTGTCCTCGTCACTTTTACCGGATCAATAATCCCCTCTTTAAACATATCAGCCACTATCTCATCGGAATTGGCGTTATAACCTATGTTTGATTTATTATCTTCCAAAACAACTTTTTTAATTTCCGATACTATAACTGCCCCTTCATGTTTTCCAGTATTTTCTACAATCTGTCGCAGAGGTTCTTCAATAGATCTCATCATTATCTCAAATCCGACTTCAAATTCCCTGACAATATCCTTAGAGGGAGATTTAATCTTGCCGTCTTTGAAATCTTTTTCCACAATAGCTCCGGCTTTTACAAGCGCGGATCCTCCGCCGGCAACAATCCCCTCTTCTATTGCAGCGCGAGTCGCGGCGACAGCGTCTTCAACTTTCAGTTTCTTATATTTCATCTCTGCCTCAGTCGCGGCACCGACTTTTATAATCGCCACCCCGCCCGTTAACTTCGCCAACCTTTCTTGAAGCTTCTCTTTATCAAACGAGGACGTAGACCTTTTAATCTCATTTTTTATCTGAAAAATCCTTGCGTCAATATCAGATTTCTTTCCTTTCCCGCCTACTATAGTAGTATTGTCTTTTGATGATATAACCTTCCTTGCCGATCCAAGCATCGCCACTTCGGCCTTATCAAGTTTCATACCAACCTCTTCAGATATTACTTTTGCTCCCACAACCGATGCTATGTCATAAAACATCTCTTTCTTCTTGTCTCCATAACCAGGCGCCTTTATGGCAAGAACGCTAAATATCCCTCTCAGTTTATTCACTACAAAAGTGGCAAGAGCGTCTCCTTCCACGTCATCAGCGATAATCACAAGTTCTTTTTTGCCTGTCTTTAAAAGCTTCTCCAAAAGAGGCAAAATATCATTTATAGTTGAAATTTTTTTGTCTGTTACAAGAATCGGAGCATTTTCATATTCCGCCTCCATCCTCTCAGTGTTAGTTATCATATAAGGAGAGATGTACCCTTTATCAAATTGCATTCCTTCCACTATCTCCGTTTCAAGACCGAATGTCTGCGATTCCTCAACAGTCACTACGCCATCTTTTCCTATTTTATCTAAAGTTTTCGCAATCTCTTCTCCCATTTCAATAGACTCAGCGGAGATTGTCGCCACCTGCGCCACCTCCTCTTTGCTCTTTATCGGCTTTGCTGTCTTCTTGAGAGCTTCCACAATATGATGAGAAGCCGATTCAATACCAAGTCTAACGCCAATAGGATTAACTCCCATTGTGGTAAACCTCATTCCCTCTTTTATAATAGCTTGAGTTAAAACGACTGCCGTAGTGGTGCCATCACCGGCGACGTCATTTGTCTTTGAAGCAACGTCCTTCACAATCTCCGCACCCATATTTTCTATCTTATTTTCAAGCTCTATCTCTTTTGCAATAGATACGCCGTCATTAGTAATAGTCGGCGCGCCATAACCTTTATCAAAAACTACATTTCTCCCCTTGGGACCAAGAGTCACTTTAACAGCATTAGAGATTATATCCACTCCGCGCTTAAGTTCTTCTCGGGCCTTTTCATTAAAAATAATTTGTTTTGCCATATGATTAATTAATTTTCAATTATCAATCTCCAATTTTCATTAAATTTTTTAATTTTAAAATTTTCAAACACTGGAATTGATAATTATTTGTAAATTGATAATTGGTAAATTGGTAACTGACCTACTATTCTATAACAGCGAGAATGCTCGACTCGCTTAAGATATAATATTCTTTACCACCGATTTTTATTTCATCAGGACCGTATTTGGAAAAAATAACTTTCTGTCCCTTCTTTATGCTCATGGGGATCAGCTTGCCATTATCGCCAATCCTGCCCGGGCCGACAGCTATCACCGTCCCTTGCTCCGGCTTTTCTTTATCAATAGTGTCGGGGATGATAATTCCCGACTTAGTTTTGGCTCCGCGATCCTCGGCAGAAACCGGCTCCACCAAAACGCGGTCACCTAAAGGTTTAATCTTCTCCATATCTGAATATTTTATGAGTTTTACATATAATGTCAATGCTATTGATTTATTTTAAAGACTCTGCTATCATTTAAAACAATGGAAATAGTAGTTAAATCTCTGCCGTTTATACAGATAATACTATCTGTTCTTTTGGTTACAGTCATACTTCTCCAACAAACAGGAGACGGTTTAGGCGGTGCTTTTGGCGGTAGCTCAGACGGCGGTTCATATCATACCAGACGAGGTATGGAGAAAATCCTCTTTACGTCAACAATCATATTAGGTATACTATTTGTATTATCAACTTTTTTTGCGCTCATTATTTAATTTAAACTTGATTCACAAAATATAATCATAGAAAATAAACTCTCTACACTCTAATTCTTTATGCAACCTGAAAAAAAACCCTCTTTCTTTAGTCATTTTAGGCTTCCATCTTACCCTGAAATAAATATCGCCATAAAAACTTTTTCAAAAAAAGAAAAAA includes these proteins:
- a CDS encoding recombinase family protein produces the protein MNNQTRKFFIYTRKSTDTEDRQVRSISDQLAELKELAVKEQIEVVDIFVEKQTAKAPGRPVFNEMLLRIEANEANGILAWHPDRLARNSVDGGKIIYLLDTGKIAELKFPTFWCDTTPQGKFMLSIAFSQSKYYVDNLSENIKRGHRNKVKDGIWPQMAPLGYVNVKGAGIVPDENIAPLIKKTFEAYATGNFTLRQLHDKFNALGLSRKNGKVLSVSNYQQILRNPIFTGLMRYNGEIYEGKHKPIITKKLFDSVQEVMSRKSKPKGKGLKEYIYRGFFRCGECGCFITTETQKGHNYLRCTKRKNPCLQKYVREELITSQIKKEIKKVSLPLDWANWMIEENRKDQSSETQSSEIFSQKTKDEISLLDSKVEKLMNLYLENVLSLEEYRDSKNKLVNQKQLLKEKLSAFEKKSHNRFELTENFLKANIHMVELANEKTNEENLHLFKKVGSNFEIKDRTVLFEPRSAWRTLLDSGFFGGNSEQTALRADHIFASEPDFVFWRRERDSNPR
- a CDS encoding GGDEF domain-containing protein; the encoded protein is MDKDKEIKRLKEEIERLKKLVVEDELTGVLNRKGINEDLDAIFNEAKALASKKHKRRFHIDNFSMVFIDADNFKKINDTYGHDAGDDVLKKIARFLKKKTRSIDVVGRLGGEEFVIAMLGATEDEAYEKADDIRKGIKAELRVGKHKDLEVTVSVGVASVDKAKPKNVEELIAYADKAMYEAKHNRGKDNVVKYSEIS
- a CDS encoding M48 family metallopeptidase — protein: MATLYTQQDKNIRKTWILFSLFLIVVIGIGWAFSWIYQIPEILYFAVIFSIFMNFFSYWYSDKIVLKISGATPALRETHREIYNVVENLSITAGLPVPKIYIINDPAPNAFAAGRDKNHAVVAVTSGLLEMLDRSELEGVIAHELSHIGNRDILISTVIVVLVGFVALLSDIFLRFSLFGGSGRSRDREGRHQSIMMIVGIVFAILAPLVVALIQLSISRKREFLADASGALLTRYPEGLASALVKISKYPGSVKRVSNATAHLFIASPFGPKEKRPFLGSLFMTHPPVEERVKALIGEKL
- a CDS encoding LemA family protein, which produces MKIIYIVVAVIVIILAWIVAIYNGFIKLVNRTREAWSDIEVQMKRRYDLIPNLIETVKGYATHEKRVLEEVTEARVRAMNSGGIKEKGEAENMLSGTLKTLFAVSENYPDLKANANFLELQRELSDTENKIQSARRFYNGNVRDLNIKIESFPSNIIASLFKFQKKEFFELEEEAAKDPVKVSF
- the groL gene encoding chaperonin GroEL (60 kDa chaperone family; promotes refolding of misfolded polypeptides especially under stressful conditions; forms two stacked rings of heptamers to form a barrel-shaped 14mer; ends can be capped by GroES; misfolded proteins enter the barrel where they are refolded when GroES binds), with translation MAKQIIFNEKAREELKRGVDIISNAVKVTLGPKGRNVVFDKGYGAPTITNDGVSIAKEIELENKIENMGAEIVKDVASKTNDVAGDGTTTAVVLTQAIIKEGMRFTTMGVNPIGVRLGIESASHHIVEALKKTAKPIKSKEEVAQVATISAESIEMGEEIAKTLDKIGKDGVVTVEESQTFGLETEIVEGMQFDKGYISPYMITNTERMEAEYENAPILVTDKKISTINDILPLLEKLLKTGKKELVIIADDVEGDALATFVVNKLRGIFSVLAIKAPGYGDKKKEMFYDIASVVGAKVISEEVGMKLDKAEVAMLGSARKVISSKDNTTIVGGKGKKSDIDARIFQIKNEIKRSTSSFDKEKLQERLAKLTGGVAIIKVGAATEAEMKYKKLKVEDAVAATRAAIEEGIVAGGGSALVKAGAIVEKDFKDGKIKSPSKDIVREFEVGFEIMMRSIEEPLRQIVENTGKHEGAVIVSEIKKVVLEDNKSNIGYNANSDEIVADMFKEGIIDPVKVTRTALQNAASAAGILLTTEVAIADLPKKSESEGAGMGGMGGGMPGMGY
- a CDS encoding co-chaperone GroES, which codes for MEKIKPLGDRVLVEPVSAEDRGAKTKSGIIIPDTIDKEKPEQGTVIAVGPGRIGDNGKLIPMSIKKGQKVIFSKYGPDEIKIGGKEYYILSESSILAVIE
- the secG gene encoding preprotein translocase subunit SecG — translated: MEIVVKSLPFIQIILSVLLVTVILLQQTGDGLGGAFGGSSDGGSYHTRRGMEKILFTSTIILGILFVLSTFFALII